A stretch of the Campylobacter concisus genome encodes the following:
- the miaA gene encoding tRNA (adenosine(37)-N6)-dimethylallyltransferase MiaA: protein MFKEFAIIGTTASGKSDLAFELAKELNGVILSLDSLALYKEIDIASAKPNKEQLEAIKHFGVDEIYPDEEFSVGAFFEIYKNAKNFAHLQDCPLIITGGSGFYLKSMLSGLAPDVPKCELNLSNEEIYELAVKIDPEFASKFSQNDSYRLEKWYQIYKFSSQIPSIWLRENTKESIIKELAIFEILWDKDELRERIKKRTKGMLEAGLIDEAKFLFDKYKSEPKPLKSIGLKECKQFLDKEISQNELEELIATHTAQLAKRQRTFNRSQFEKKFVGDLDQIRSEILKFLRE, encoded by the coding sequence TTGTTTAAAGAATTTGCAATAATTGGCACCACAGCAAGCGGCAAAAGCGATCTTGCATTTGAGCTTGCAAAGGAGCTTAATGGCGTCATCTTAAGTCTTGATTCGCTTGCACTTTATAAGGAGATAGATATCGCCAGCGCAAAGCCAAATAAAGAGCAGCTTGAAGCCATAAAGCACTTTGGTGTAGATGAAATTTATCCTGATGAAGAATTTAGCGTTGGGGCATTTTTTGAAATTTATAAAAATGCAAAGAATTTTGCGCACTTACAAGACTGCCCACTCATCATTACAGGAGGTAGCGGCTTTTATCTAAAATCAATGCTTAGCGGACTTGCACCAGATGTGCCAAAATGTGAGCTAAATTTAAGCAATGAAGAAATTTACGAGTTAGCTGTAAAAATCGATCCTGAGTTTGCAAGTAAATTTAGTCAAAACGACTCTTATCGCCTCGAAAAATGGTATCAAATTTATAAATTTAGTAGCCAAATTCCAAGCATTTGGCTAAGAGAAAATACTAAAGAGAGCATCATAAAAGAGCTAGCGATCTTTGAAATTTTATGGGATAAAGATGAGCTTAGAGAACGTATCAAGAAAAGAACAAAAGGCATGCTTGAAGCTGGACTCATAGATGAGGCGAAATTTTTATTTGATAAATACAAAAGTGAGCCAAAACCCCTAAAATCAATAGGTTTAAAAGAGTGCAAGCAATTTTTAGATAAAGAAATTTCTCAAAACGAGCTTGAAGAGCTCATAGCTACGCACACGGCTCAGTTAGCAAAACGTCAGCGAACCTTTAATCGCTCGCAGTTTGAAAAAAAATTTGTGGGTGACTTGGATCAAATTAGAAGTGAAATTTTAAAATTCTTAAGAGAATAA
- a CDS encoding FAD-dependent oxidoreductase: MGKIAIIGDSFSALFTAYELAKKGEEILIISNQKDDFTNGILTPFGTHALAKDGAISSSFMGLVSKKSELDISICLNENFRAWMTNFTLKSTKAHDKKMQILFSKFGKKSFEFLRDLNNKYPQINFDESGVYLLFSNDESFKKRLDEIKVAHSEQEILSVDKELANFGLINKNIKGAINLANNASIDTNELKKALINELNSLGVKFINDEIYELKTQVQIVQKATGNNGEYEADSFVIASKNLELSNKLGTSLNAILAKFYTIDLSLNEGQIPKKPIILNDLFAKIYPTKNGVTIITNLQVGAIDTLVKTEKINAFLNELKIHLGISELKEPSFRANYVLLSSNDKPALGRDNIYSNLIYSQAYGLNELSFAPYFAGVLASLIKDGKNNEENDEILLFSSFYEG, from the coding sequence ATGGGCAAAATAGCGATTATTGGAGATAGTTTTAGTGCGTTATTTACGGCTTACGAATTAGCTAAAAAAGGTGAAGAAATTTTAATTATTAGCAACCAAAAAGATGATTTTACAAATGGAATTTTAACGCCTTTTGGTACACACGCTCTTGCAAAAGATGGAGCGATATCTAGCTCGTTTATGGGGCTAGTTAGCAAAAAAAGCGAGCTTGATATAAGTATTTGCTTAAACGAAAATTTTAGAGCTTGGATGACAAATTTTACACTTAAATCAACCAAAGCTCACGACAAAAAGATGCAAATTTTATTTTCAAAATTTGGTAAGAAAAGCTTTGAATTTTTAAGAGATTTAAACAACAAATATCCGCAGATAAATTTCGATGAGAGCGGCGTTTATCTACTTTTTAGCAATGACGAAAGCTTTAAAAAAAGGCTTGATGAGATAAAAGTTGCCCATAGCGAGCAAGAAATTTTAAGTGTAGATAAAGAGCTTGCAAATTTTGGGCTAATAAATAAAAACATAAAAGGCGCTATAAATTTAGCCAACAACGCAAGTATTGATACAAATGAGCTAAAAAAAGCTTTGATAAATGAGCTAAATTCTCTTGGGGTAAAATTTATAAATGATGAAATTTATGAGCTAAAAACGCAAGTGCAAATAGTACAAAAAGCTACCGGTAATAACGGCGAATATGAGGCCGATAGCTTTGTGATCGCTTCAAAAAATTTAGAGCTTTCAAATAAGCTAGGCACGAGCTTAAATGCGATTTTGGCTAAATTTTATACTATTGATCTTAGCCTAAATGAAGGGCAAATTCCTAAAAAACCAATCATTTTAAATGATTTATTTGCCAAAATTTATCCAACTAAAAATGGCGTTACGATTATTACAAATTTACAAGTCGGCGCTATCGATACGCTTGTTAAAACTGAAAAGATTAATGCATTTTTAAATGAACTAAAGATACATCTTGGTATAAGCGAGCTAAAAGAGCCTAGCTTTAGGGCAAACTACGTACTTCTTAGCTCAAACGATAAACCAGCTCTTGGACGCGATAACATATATAGTAACTTGATCTATAGCCAAGCTTATGGACTAAATGAGCTTAGCTTTGCTCCGTATTTTGCCGGTGTTTTGGCAAGTCTTATAAAAGATGGCAAAAATAACGAGGAAAATGATGAAATTTTACTCTTTAGCTCGTTTTACGAGGGCTAG
- the mqnP gene encoding menaquinone biosynthesis prenyltransferase MqnP: MIEKLKVIAELIVFKHSVFALPFIFVAMIVASKIESGSAWFGLKLLILGTFCAVSARNFAMAFNRYKDEDIDKLNPRTASRPSVDGRIGRSNMQRFIAANAFVFIVCAYFINSLAFWLSFPILAVLGGYSLFKRFSELAHLVLGLSLGLAPIAGVVAVSAAIPLWSVLLCLGVTFWVAGFDLLYSLQDMKFDKENKLFSIPAIYGDKATLFLSAIFHALAFVFWLLFAWAAGLGVMAFFGILVSGVILFFEHRIVRRDFSKIDRAFFTLNGYLGILFFIFVWISVL, translated from the coding sequence ATGATAGAAAAATTAAAAGTTATTGCTGAACTTATTGTTTTTAAGCATTCTGTTTTTGCTTTGCCTTTTATTTTTGTGGCGATGATAGTTGCTAGTAAGATAGAAAGTGGCTCGGCTTGGTTTGGTTTAAAACTGCTTATCTTAGGTACTTTTTGCGCTGTTAGTGCTAGAAATTTTGCTATGGCATTTAATAGATATAAAGATGAAGATATCGATAAGCTAAATCCGCGAACTGCAAGCCGCCCAAGCGTTGATGGTCGTATCGGTAGGAGCAATATGCAGCGTTTCATCGCAGCAAATGCGTTTGTTTTTATCGTATGTGCTTATTTTATAAATTCGCTCGCATTTTGGCTAAGTTTTCCTATTTTAGCTGTTCTTGGTGGATATTCGCTATTTAAACGCTTTAGCGAGTTAGCACACTTGGTGCTTGGCCTTAGCTTAGGTCTTGCTCCTATTGCTGGTGTGGTCGCAGTGAGTGCTGCTATACCACTTTGGAGCGTGTTACTTTGCCTTGGTGTGACATTTTGGGTAGCTGGATTTGACTTGCTTTACTCGCTTCAAGATATGAAATTTGATAAAGAAAACAAGCTCTTTAGCATACCAGCTATTTACGGCGACAAGGCTACACTTTTTTTATCGGCCATTTTTCACGCTTTGGCTTTTGTATTTTGGCTACTTTTTGCTTGGGCTGCTGGGCTTGGAGTGATGGCATTTTTTGGAATTTTAGTAAGTGGCGTTATTTTATTTTTTGAGCATAGGATCGTAAGACGCGACTTTAGTAAGATAGATAGAGCATTTTTTACGTTAAATGGCTATTTGGGAATTTTATTTTTTATCTTTGTTTGGATTAGCGTATTATGA